AGTTTTATCAGAAAAATTGCCTggtgaaataaaaacacaggataCGAGGATATAATCAAGTCCTACAAACTGTTCTTTCCCCCAAGCAGTCTCATTGGTGTTCTGATTCCATATGTGGGTGGATCAGTGATTCCATATGAAAAACCCGTTCGATGAATTGGAATGGTTCAGTGAGTACTGTAGTTCTGTAAAGTGACTTTGTACATTCCTCTTACTTTTCTTAATATCCAGTCTGCAAAATCTccaaaataaaactatttgcGAGAAACGTGTATCTTGTCTGATTTGATGTCCACGTGATATAGCGTATGGATAAGAGGTTCCACAAACTTTTTCACCGAGATTTAGCAGACACTGTGCTCACTTATAAATATTTAGACTCTGcctctagttaaaaaaaaaaaaaaagattgcaaacAAAAATTTCTTAGGCTGCTGGTTTTTATAAAGTTTGTCCTTGTCTTCCATGGGCAATCTAAAGTTCTTTCATGGCCAGGATCAGTTGGGGATAGGTGGGGGGACAGAGGAGATGGGGCGAGATTTCTTAGGTTTAGGTTCTGTGCGGAAACCGGAAACCCTTGgacttttaaaatactgtgaCAAGAATATGCTAGAAATAGGGTAAAATTAAAGTCCTTCTTGACaagcaatacaaaaaaaaatgagcGTGATCATAACCAGTAATTTCATGTCCAATAACTGGGAAGTCCCGGGTCTCTAAATCGCCCCTCCCCGAGGCTTCCCTCAGGCAGCCGGACCCCACGGCCTCTGCAGAATAGCTTCCCGCGGAGCCGGGTGGCCTCCGAAGCTGGGCCCCCGAGAGTGGCGATTTTGTTTGCAGGGCGGGAGAAGCAACCAAGTTTAGGGGAAATGGGCTCTGGAATCTCTGGATGAACTTATTTCCCTCTTTGTCATTCCCTCTTTAGACGCGGCTGCATCTCGGAGGAAAGGAGCCAGCCCGGCCCTCGGCCTTGGAGCCAGCCTCCCGCACCCTGCACCGCAGGCCGGGGTGTCCTGAAGACGGCGGTGCCGCGCAGCGACAGGCCAGGCCGCGTGCCCCCGGCTGGAGCCCCGTGCCCGCGCCCGGGCGCTACCCCGCGTCTTCGCGACCTCTAGTCCCTGCAGTGGATTCGGcctctcctccaccacctccggGAACAACCGCAAATTCAGTTTGGGATTTTCCTGAGTAAACCAGAGCCTATTGTCTTTGGCTCAATGCTGGATTTAATACGCATATATTTTTGAAGGattcgtggttttttttttaacctttgattTTTGATCTTCATTTTTGTGACAGCCCCTGACTTGTACATTATtcgtctttttatttttgtattattattttctctccccGCACTGCTTCTTGTCCTGAGGACTCGGACGCTGCGAGCGCGCGGGGCGATGTACCAGAGCCTGGCCATGGCCGCCAACCACGGCCCCCCTCCGGGCCCCTACGAGGCGGGCGGCCCGGGCGCCTTCATGCACGGCGCAGGCGCCGCGTCCTCGCCGGTCTACGTGCCCACGCCGCGGGTGCCCTCCTCCGTGCTCGGCCTGTCCTACCTCCAGGGCGGAGGCGGGGGCACCGTGTCCGGGGCCGCCTCGGGCGGCAGCTCAGGGGCCGCGCCGTCGGGCGCAGGGCCCGGGACCCAGCAGGGCAGCCCGGGCTGGAGCCAGGCGGGAGCCGAGGGAGCCGCCTACACCCCGCCGCCAGTGTCGCCGCGCTTCTCCTTCCCGGGCACCACCGGGTCCctggccgctgccgccgccgccgctgcggcCCGGGAAGCCGCGGCCTACAGCAGTGGCGGCGGGGCGGCGGGCGCCGGCCTGGCGGGCCGCGAGCAGTACGGGCGAGCCGGCTTCGCGGGCTCCTACTCCAGCCCCTACCCCGCCTACATGGCCGACGTGGGCGCGTCCTGGGCCGCGGCCGCCGCGGCCTCCGCCGGTCCCTTCGACAGCCCGGTTCTGCACAGCCTGCCCGGCCGGGCCAACCCTGCAACCCGACACCCCAATCTCGGTGAGTGCTGAGCGCGCGTCCCCGGGCGGTCCGGGGCCGGAACAGAGGTAGTCCTGAGCCTTGTTTGGGACATTTAATTTTTCACAGGTatgcgggggcgggggcaggggataGAGGGGATACGTGAGTTTTTCCAAGGAAAGCAAACTGGGAGACAGAACCTGGCGGCCGGGGCGGGCGGTAGCGGCGGTGAAGGTCACAGCCCCACGGAACCCAGATTCTGTTTAGTGAGGGCGGGCCTGCCCTCTAGATCCTTTTCTGAAAGGGAGAGACGACTGCAGGGTGGCCCCGGGCGTCGGGTGTGTCTGGGTCTACGTGCGCCCGGGCAGCGCCCGTCTGTAGGTGACTGCGGAGGCCGCCGGGCGACCCGGCTGCACAGTGCTGGGAGCACCGGGTTTCTGCTCCCGCCTCCTCTCGGCCGTTGCTCAGCGTCCTCCGCAGGGAACTGATTACATGGCTTGGGCCCAACATCTTCTGGGCCATTTGGCGGGCCAGTTGGAGGATCCCTCGGGGTGGCAGAAGATTTTGCTGTCGGGGAGTTCACACCGGGAACAGATGAGGGACCCTAACAATGGAGATGGGTTGAACTGGGATCAGTGCCAGGTGGGTGCCTCGGGGCCAGAGCGTGCTGTGACCATGTGCTGGTCGGCGGGGCATAGGTGCCCAGGGCTGCGTTGGAAGCGCACTCCAGGTCGGTGTCCGGGAACGCGGGAAGCCCAGAGGTGCATCTTTATAATGCCCGACTGAAGTGGAGACTTTGCCGCAGGTCCAAGTGTTCAGCCTCGTCCGGTCCCGAGGGCTGGGGTTAGAAATTACAATCGTAATGGGCACAATTTTAATAGCTTCTTTGAATGTCAGACTTGGGAAGGACATCAAACGTGTGCCCCTTgctcccatttacagatgaacaaaatgAAGTCCGAGGAAGGGCTTCGGCGCTTCAGgctgagagagaaaggaagtggcAACGCTAGTTCAAAATGCAAATGACCCCTGGTCCTGTGGAATTTCAGGCAGGGACGGGATCGGGCTTGGATGGAGGCTACTCTTGTAGGGGAGGGGAAGCCCAGACTTGAGCAacaaagttaacatttattgactacCTACTAAGTGCTAAATCCTTTCGCATTTGTTCTCACTTTGAAGAGTAAAGTCTGTTCCTCCCAGGTTTCCAGTCTTGGGCTGGCTCCGAGAAGGGTCCAGGCTTTGAAGAGCTTTTAATTTATCCTCAGACCCTGGGTGGCCTGGGGAAGATCCCCAGGGGTGTCCGCCCAAATACACATCTCAGGTAAACTGATAACCGTGGATGTGGCGCCGGGGCTTGGAGCTGTGGCTCCCAGTTTCCCCCTCCCCGTCACGGGGGAGCCAGACGCCACCCCCAGAGAGGAGGGcccgcccctccccaggctccGGAGACCCTCGGGAGGACCTTGAGAGATAGCTCGGCAGCATCTCCATACAATGGCAGCTCGAGGTGAGCATGCTGGGCGTGGGCCCCTCAGGCCCCACGTTCTTAGAACCCTCTTGAGTTCTCTCTAGAGCTCCCTCTAGAACTCCTATTTTAAAATAGGGAGGAATGGTCCACACAGTTTCACTTCTTCGaacttgggggaggggtggggaggttgCTTCCTAACCCTTGTGATCCTGGACTGAGAATTTGGTGCTTGGTTAGGGCAAAAAGAGAAGTCTGACATCCAAAGATGGGGGGGGATTCTTTGTGGTCATGAGAGTTACAGCCACaacaatgtaagaaaaaaataatacggTGTGAGGAGTGCACACAGTGAGTATTTAGATTCTCAAATGTAACCCATACCAGGCCGGAGGGTGTTGGAGTAAGTAGTGTTTCCCACACTCCAGTGTCAACAGATGGCAAGCCGACCTTTAAGGAGGGGCCCCTTGCTGACAAGTGTGGCCTGTCTTCCTGGCACGCAGTGCTCTGTCCCACTACTTCAGGAAGTCCCACCTGAAGACAGTCCTGGGGTCTGGCCAAGCAGTGGGATTTTCTCTTCTGTACACAGCCAGGTGTTTTAAGTGGTCAAGTGGTGAATGGTTCCACGTTACCTGTGTGAGGGGACAGGAGGCACGTTGAGTTTGTTGGCATTCAGATCTCCAGCATGTTCTGCGGGTGGTACTTGCATAAAAGCCAGTTAAAAGCAGCATATGTACATGTGCTTTTTATATGTTCCTCCTATCACATGGACCCTCCTGTTAATGCCTGGTAGCTTTATCGAGGACCATCACTGACATGTTAACTGATGCTGAGTGATCGAAGGATGATGACAAGTGATTACTGAGTCCGTGGTGTTTATTGAGAGCTTGCTGTGGGGAGTTGCCACTGGGTCCTAAGATGGCAGTACAGGGTGTGGTATGACAAAGGCAAACCTAGATTCAATTTCGGGTGCCCCTGTGATCTCGGGCAAGGTACTTACCTCTCTCAGTCTCCTCTCTTTTCCTGTATAATGGGATGGTTGTAACTacttttactgttgttttaaattagaaaaataaggtaACGTTTGTGAAGTTCTTGGCTTGGGCACATAAATGATGGCTATTTGAGTAAATAGTCACTATCATGGCAGAGTGAccaatttttctgattttctcaagACTGAGGGCTTTTTAGGATTGGGGATTTTTAGTGCTAAACCTAGGACAGGCCCCCAACAAACGGAGATAATTGGTCCCCCTAAACAGGCATGAAGACAGGTGAGTGACCCAGCAATGGGCTATGGCCATGAGCTGAGAGCagaggagagaagacagaggtGTACCTCCCTCTGTCTAGGAATCTGGAAGTCTTCACCTGAGTGGTGCTGTCTGCAGTTGGTGCTGAAGGGTAAATAGAAGTTTGTCAGGAAAAGTACCTgcaatttggaaaggaaaaaaaaaaaagaaagaaagaaaatgcatgcCCTCATTTACTGTCACACTGTCTGGTACCATGAAATAATAGAACCCAGCTTGGCTTTGTTTAAATGATGTATTTATCACCATAGGTGAAACCACACAGATTAACTCATTCTTCACACAGaaactgtttttaatttcaaagaggagaaaaaagagaccACCTTCATTTCTCTATGAAGTATTAATCGTTAGTATTAACAATAGTTCATATCTTGCCAGAGTTCTTTTGTTGGTTATTGGAATAAGGCAAAAAGCAAAGTAATAAAAGCAAACAGGGGCCTCTGTAGAGCTCTGGACTTAGGGTGGAAGGAATGACTCTGCCTTGACTGCCACGTATATAAACTTTAATTCATTCCAAGTTCAATATGAGCCCTGACACAACCATTGAATTCATGAATTAGGCTGCACTGATGGAATTATGTGACCTTACTGAGACCAGGTACAGAGTCTCACCCATGTGTAAGTGCCTGGCACACGCTGGGCACTGAGCAAATATTTCAgtggagatgcaggagggagttGCTGCAGTCCTCTGCCCAGGTCAAACCACACACCACGGCTGCTGAAGAGACCCACCGGAGGGCTCTGGGGAGGCGTGAGCCAGATGGGAGAGGGTTCCTGAAGCCTTGGGAAACCACTGGAGCAGTTTCCGTTGGAGAAGTCCCAGGGTGgttaagagagggagagagtgtctCTGTATAAATATCTAAAAGGCAAAAGTCTATGTCCTTTTAACTTTGTGTTGCTCTAGGTGAGCAGACATTAGTTTTGAGAAGAACACTTTTGCACACAGGATTGTAGCTGTTGAAATGGAATGGCTATGTCTTATTCATGCACCCCTGGGCACTGAAAGTGCTTAAGGAGACACCGTGTGGCCATCTGCCAGTGGAGCTGTGCTGGGGACTCTTGCATTTCAAGGGCTCGGGTCTGCCTTGGTGTGCCTGTGAGTTAGCTGTGGCGGGATGATATAGCTGTCTCCTTTTAGAGATCCCGATCACGGTTGTTGACGTAGGCATATCCATTTGTCAGAATTCATGGATGTATACTATTAAAATAGGAGTGTTTTATTGTGTGTACATTACACCACAATAACGTTGATTTTTGTACCAATTAATGCTTGTAAATACTTAAGGCTGAAAAGGAAACTGGAAATTATATGAGACTATGCCTTAAAGAAAATAGCATTGTGGTAGATGTTACTGGAAAAGCTACGAAAATATAGTTTATGATGGAATAACAATTCTTTTGTGTAATAGAAGAACAAGCAGTTATAATTTCAAAGGAGTGCAACAGTTTTGAATCATTTTAAgggttgattaaaaaaaaaaaaaacacaaagaaatgcaTGTATATCACTCAGTGTTAGCCAAA
This region of Delphinus delphis chromosome 6, mDelDel1.2, whole genome shotgun sequence genomic DNA includes:
- the GATA4 gene encoding transcription factor GATA-4 isoform X3; translation: MYQSLAMAANHGPPPGPYEAGGPGAFMHGAGAASSPVYVPTPRVPSSVLGLSYLQGGGGGTVSGAASGGSSGAAPSGAGPGTQQGSPGWSQAGAEGAAYTPPPVSPRFSFPGTTGSLAAAAAAAAAREAAAYSSGGGAAGAGLAGREQYGRAGFAGSYSSPYPAYMADVGASWAAAAAASAGPFDSPVLHSLPGRANPATRHPNLVDMFDDFSEGRECVNCGAMSTPLWRRDGTGHYLCNACGLYHKMNGINRPLIKPQRRLSASRRVGLSCANCQTTTTTLWRRNAEGEPVCNACGLYMKLHGVPRPLAMRKEGIQTRKRKPKNLNKSKTPADFRMRTTRVPYQEHSLLSTAVKLKISLENVAVVEKLSRLI